Proteins encoded within one genomic window of Eleutherodactylus coqui strain aEleCoq1 chromosome 1, aEleCoq1.hap1, whole genome shotgun sequence:
- the LOC136607859 gene encoding zinc finger protein 271-like → MMENHQPLTSQAPEVLEPSSISSSLILSYKTKTVLLLNDPPRMEKNSNEITKRILNFTLVIIYLLTGEDYTIVKKTSGDGTTPNSHRHESVGWSRSQSPITEAPPHLPIHEQKILELTNKITKLLTGEVPIRCQDVAVYFSMEELEYLEEHKDLYKDVLMENHQPPISQDNPSQNSEENFMLSPNYKVEDEDIVQHSARENLLTLHLQPGHHSTDEKPYSCSESGICLTDQFNCILHERSHTGQTQFPCSEWGDSFRTEAKVKDHLVMHSEQKTFSTSDCGECFTGKIAPISHQRTHTGERPFSCSECGKCFILKSDLAKQQAVHRREKPFPCLAFGKQCNQKSELVKHQRIHKGENPCICSTCGNYFTKKSSLVSHQRIHTGEKPYLCSECGKYFTKKSNLISHQKIHTGEKPFPCSDCGKCFTQKSNLVSHQRIHTRERPFSCSECGKCFILQSDLAKHQRVHRGEKSFLCLACGKPCNQKSELVKHQRIHNGENPYTCSTCGKYFTKKSSLVSHQRIHTGEKPYLCSECGKGFTKKSNLVSHQRIHTGEKPFSCSDCGKCFTQKSNLVSHQRYHTEEKPFPCLECGECFIIKSELVKHQRIHTGEKTYSCSECEKCFTKKSNLVIHQRIHTGEKPYSCSECGKCFIDKSSLGRHERSHT, encoded by the exons ATGATGGAGAACCACCAGCCTCTTACATCACAGG CACCGGAAGTACTAGAACCCTCCAGTATCTCCAGTTCTCTCATATTATCCTACAAAACAAAAACAGTCCTACTTTtgaatgacccaccaaggatggagAAAAACAGCAATGAGATTACCAAAAGAATATTGAACTTCACCTTAGTGATCATCTATCTGCTAACCGGAGAG gattacacaatagtgaagaagacatcgggtGACGGTACGACTCCCAACAGCCATCGCCATGAGTCAGtaggatggagcaggagccagagccccatcacagaggctcctcctcacttaccgatacatgagcagaagatcctagaactcaccaacaagatcactaagctgctgactggagag gttcctataaggtgtcaggatgtcgctgtctatttctccatggaggagttggagtatttagaagaacacaaggatctgtacaaggatgtcCTGATGGAGAACCACCAGCCTCCGATATCACAAG ATAATCCTAGTCAGAACTCTGAGGAAAACTTCATGTTGTCACCTAattataaagtagaagatgaagatataGTACAGCATTCTGCAAGAGAAAACCTCCTTACCCTTCACTTACAGCCAGGACATCACAGTACAGATGAGAAGCCATACTCCTGTTCAGAAAGTGGGATATGTCTTACAGATCAATTTAATTGTATtctacatgagagaagtcacacagggcagACGCAGTTTCCATGCTCAGAATGGGGAGATTCCTTTAGAACTGAAGCCAAAGTTAAAGATCATCTGGTAATGCATTCAgaacaaaaaactttttccacTTCAGATTGTGGGGAATGTTTTACAGGAAAAATAGCTCCTATTTCAcaccagagaactcacacaggtgaaaggccattttcatgttcagaatgtgggaaatgttttattctaAAATCGGATCTTGCTAAACAACAGGCAGTTCATAGAAGAGAGAAACCATTTCCATGTTTAGCATTTGGGAAACAGTGTAATCAGAAATCAgagcttgttaaacatcagagaattcacaaggGAGAAAACCCATGTATATGTTCAACATGTGGGAACTATTTTACcaaaaaatcaagtcttgtttcacatcagagaattcacacaggagagaagccatatctatgttcagaatgtgggaaatattttacaaaaaaatcaaatctcatttcacatcagaaaattcacacaggcgagaagccatttccatgttcagatTGTGGTAAGTGTTTTAcacaaaaatcaaatcttgtttcacatcagagaattcacacaagagaaaggccattttcatgttcagaatgtgggaaatgttttatcctACAATCGGATCTTGCTAAACATCAGAGAGTTCATAGAggagagaaatcatttctatgtTTAGCATGTGGGAAGCCGTGTAATCAGAAATCAGAGCTTGTTAAACACCAGAGAATTCACAACGGAGAAAATCCATATACATGTTcaacatgtgggaaatattttaccaaaaaatcaagtcttgtttcacatcagagaatacacacaggagaaaagccatatttatgttcagaatgtggtaaaggttttacaaaaaaatcaaatcttgtttcacatcagagaatacacacaggagagaagccattttcatgttcagattgtggtaAGTGTTTTAcacaaaaatcaaatcttgtttcacatcagagatatcacacagaagagaagccgtttccttgtttagaatgtggggaatgttttataataaaatcagagcttgttaaacatcagagaattcacacaggggaaaaaacatattcatgttcagaatgtgagaaatgttttacaaaaaaatctaatcttgttatacatcagagaatacacacaggagagaagccatattcatgttcagaatgtgggaaatgttttattgatAAATCAAGTCTTGGtagacatgagagaagtcacacatgA